Proteins from one Lachnospiraceae bacterium KGMB03038 genomic window:
- a CDS encoding IS256 family transposase, with the protein MARKKDTPQKAALREMMGNYMKENNVKVKDGTDVNSIMRDMMSIILEGVLDQEMDEDLGYSKYDYRNKETDNSRNGHSQKTMHTSYGDMEIDIPRDRKGEFEPQIVKKYQNTVTQDMEEKIISMYAKGMTTNDIESHMRELYDIEISDSTISRITDKILPIVKEWQERPLEEIYAVVFMDAIHYHVRNEGRIVKRAVYIAIGIDMEGHKDVLGMYVGQNESAKFWLSILNGLRNRGVEDILIACVDGLTGFPQAIEAVFPQTEIQQCIIHQIRNTTKFVSYKELKPLMADLKRVYAAPTEEIALAELDSFDDKWSGKYPKIAKSWKDNWVNLSTYFKYPEAVRCLIYTTNAIEGFNRQLRKVTKSKTVFPSDESLLKMLYLAMMDITKKWTGHRQDWGQIHSQLEIFFEERLSGL; encoded by the coding sequence ATGGCAAGGAAAAAGGATACCCCACAAAAAGCAGCCCTTCGAGAAATGATGGGCAACTACATGAAAGAAAACAATGTTAAAGTCAAAGATGGGACAGATGTTAACTCTATCATGCGGGACATGATGTCCATCATTCTGGAAGGTGTTCTGGACCAGGAGATGGACGAGGACTTAGGTTATTCTAAGTATGATTATCGTAACAAGGAAACGGATAATTCCAGAAATGGACATTCTCAGAAAACAATGCATACCAGCTATGGAGACATGGAAATCGACATCCCCAGGGACAGGAAAGGCGAGTTTGAACCGCAGATTGTCAAGAAATACCAGAATACTGTCACTCAGGACATGGAGGAAAAGATCATCTCTATGTATGCCAAAGGAATGACCACGAATGATATTGAAAGCCATATGCGTGAACTATACGACATCGAAATCTCTGACAGCACCATCAGCCGAATCACTGATAAGATCCTTCCCATTGTGAAAGAATGGCAGGAAAGGCCATTGGAAGAGATTTATGCCGTGGTTTTCATGGACGCCATCCATTACCATGTGCGCAATGAAGGCCGGATTGTAAAACGTGCGGTTTATATCGCCATTGGGATTGACATGGAAGGACATAAAGACGTGCTTGGCATGTATGTGGGCCAAAACGAAAGCGCGAAATTCTGGCTTTCCATTTTGAACGGGCTAAGGAACCGCGGGGTAGAAGATATCCTGATTGCATGTGTGGATGGGCTGACAGGATTTCCTCAGGCAATTGAGGCGGTATTTCCCCAGACAGAAATCCAGCAATGCATCATTCATCAGATTCGGAATACAACGAAGTTCGTTTCCTATAAGGAACTCAAGCCCCTGATGGCTGATCTGAAACGTGTATATGCGGCTCCAACAGAAGAAATCGCATTAGCAGAGCTGGACAGCTTTGATGACAAATGGAGCGGAAAATACCCGAAAATAGCGAAATCCTGGAAAGATAACTGGGTGAATCTTTCGACTTATTTTAAGTACCCGGAAGCGGTCCGCTGTCTGATCTATACTACCAATGCAATTGAGGGATTTAATCGCCAGCTCCGGAAAGTCACAAAATCCAAGACAGTGTTTCCTTCCGATGAGAGCCTTTTAAAAATGCTGTATTTGGCCATGATGGATATCACGAAAAAATGGACAGGCCACCGACAGGATTGGGGACAGATCCATTCGCAGCTGGAGATATTTTTTGAAGAACGATTATCTGGATTATAA
- a CDS encoding CPBP family intramembrane metalloprotease — MKKEIKKLVNQISRDVLVYYVLLAGVTFTFAIVRSVMMLSRAGGGETGTVVAELGKSVRAHAGILSIAGTAAGLLFLFFRYRKRGSLKRMWQERKEMKLPAFLRIFCVFMSCQVIFMAAAALAEAALNPLGYTLAEAAQNATAISGTLPLFLYTALVGPVAEEVVFRGFIMDRLLPYGKGFAIVLSAVLFGVMHGNFLQGLFAFGAGLVFGYVAVEYSLKWSVVIHVINNMVFSDLLGRVTKQLPETARSAVEYGIALAFFAAACVILFRKRNEIRGWWQENRPEKRYWVYAFTAVWMILFIIMEICVAMDGVGRI, encoded by the coding sequence ATGAAGAAAGAAATAAAAAAGCTGGTGAATCAGATATCAAGAGATGTTCTGGTTTATTATGTGCTGTTGGCAGGGGTAACATTTACATTTGCAATCGTAAGGAGTGTGATGATGTTATCCAGGGCAGGAGGCGGTGAGACCGGGACAGTGGTTGCGGAATTGGGCAAGAGTGTAAGAGCGCATGCGGGAATCCTGAGTATTGCGGGAACTGCGGCAGGGCTTTTGTTCCTGTTTTTCCGGTATCGTAAAAGAGGAAGTCTTAAAAGGATGTGGCAGGAGAGAAAAGAGATGAAGCTGCCTGCATTTCTGCGTATTTTCTGTGTGTTTATGTCCTGTCAGGTAATCTTTATGGCGGCAGCAGCACTGGCGGAAGCAGCATTAAATCCCCTGGGATACACGTTGGCGGAAGCAGCACAGAACGCTACGGCCATCAGCGGGACGCTGCCGTTATTTCTTTATACCGCACTGGTAGGGCCTGTGGCAGAAGAAGTGGTCTTCCGGGGATTTATCATGGACAGGCTGCTCCCCTATGGCAAAGGATTTGCGATTGTTTTGTCGGCAGTACTGTTTGGCGTGATGCACGGAAATTTCCTGCAGGGGCTGTTTGCGTTCGGGGCAGGGCTGGTATTTGGCTATGTTGCGGTGGAATATTCTCTGAAATGGTCTGTTGTGATCCATGTAATCAATAACATGGTATTCAGCGATCTTCTGGGGAGAGTAACAAAGCAGCTGCCGGAGACAGCCAGGTCGGCTGTAGAGTACGGGATTGCGCTGGCGTTTTTTGCAGCGGCATGTGTAATCCTGTTCCGGAAAAGAAATGAAATCCGCGGCTGGTGGCAGGAAAACCGGCCGGAAAAGAGATACTGGGTCTATGCGTTTACCGCTGTATGGATGATTCTATTTATCATCATGGAGATTTGCGTGGCCATGGACGGCGTGGGCCGCATCTAA